The following proteins come from a genomic window of Hymenobacter canadensis:
- a CDS encoding O-methyltransferase has product MNSEDFFRYADQHTTPEPPLLARLNRETHVQTLMPRMLSGHAQGRLLSMISHMVRPRRVLELGTFTGYAALCLAEGLAPDGALHTVEFNPELESRIRRYVAEAGLTERLHLHIGRAADVVPTLAETWDLVFIDADKINNDAYYELVLPQVRPGGFLLIDNVLWGGKVVDSYVVKPSDKDTHAVRAFNDKVQADERVENVFLPLRDGLLLVRKR; this is encoded by the coding sequence ATGAATTCCGAAGACTTTTTCCGCTACGCCGACCAGCACACCACACCTGAGCCGCCGCTCTTGGCGCGCCTCAACCGCGAAACCCACGTGCAGACGCTGATGCCGCGCATGCTGAGTGGGCACGCGCAGGGCCGGCTGCTGAGCATGATCAGCCACATGGTGCGGCCGCGGCGGGTACTGGAACTGGGTACTTTCACGGGCTACGCGGCCCTGTGCCTGGCCGAAGGGCTGGCGCCTGATGGCGCGCTGCACACCGTGGAGTTCAACCCCGAGCTGGAAAGCCGCATCCGGCGCTACGTGGCCGAGGCCGGCCTTACTGAGCGCCTGCACCTGCACATCGGGCGGGCCGCCGACGTGGTGCCGACGCTGGCCGAAACCTGGGATTTGGTGTTCATCGACGCCGACAAAATCAACAACGACGCTTACTACGAGCTGGTGCTGCCGCAGGTGCGGCCAGGCGGGTTCCTGCTCATCGACAACGTGCTGTGGGGAGGCAAGGTGGTGGACTCCTACGTGGTGAAGCCCTCCGACAAGGACACCCACGCCGTGCGGGCCTTCAACGACAAGGTGCAGGCCGATGAGCGGGTGGAAAACGTGTTTCTGCCCCTGCGCGACGGCCTGCTGCTCGTGCGGAAACGGTAG